In a single window of the Cupriavidus sp. P-10 genome:
- the truB gene encoding tRNA pseudouridine(55) synthase TruB, protein MTDSNAARPPRLPRRDVHGVLLLDKPLGLSSNDALVRAKRLLRATKAGHTGTLDPLATGLLPLCFGEATKFSQDLLEADKTYDAVVRLGARSSTGDAEGELLDIREVTCDRAAVEQALARFAGEIEQVPPMHSALKKDGRPLYEYARAGQTVERAARRVTIHAIELIDCALPESPAFTMRVTCSKGTYIRTLAEDIGEALGCGAHLTGLRRIAVGDLTLDGAVTLGQIEQQDDAARPGMLAPVDALLQKCPPVTLDEAAAGRFLQGQRIAHRDLPGGTEVAEGVLARVYAGEPVRLLGVARMREGALRPERLVKL, encoded by the coding sequence ATGACCGATTCCAACGCCGCTCGCCCGCCGCGCCTGCCGCGCCGCGACGTCCATGGTGTGCTGTTGCTCGACAAGCCGCTGGGCCTGTCGTCCAACGATGCGCTGGTGCGCGCCAAGCGCCTGCTGCGCGCCACCAAGGCCGGCCACACCGGCACGCTCGACCCGCTCGCCACCGGCTTGCTGCCGCTGTGCTTTGGCGAGGCCACCAAGTTCTCGCAGGACCTGCTGGAAGCGGACAAGACCTATGACGCCGTGGTGCGGCTGGGTGCGCGCTCCAGTACCGGCGACGCGGAGGGCGAGTTGCTCGATATCCGTGAAGTGACCTGCGACCGCGCCGCGGTGGAGCAGGCGCTGGCGCGCTTTGCCGGCGAGATCGAACAGGTGCCGCCGATGCATTCGGCGCTGAAGAAGGATGGCCGCCCGCTGTACGAGTATGCGCGCGCCGGGCAGACGGTCGAGCGCGCCGCGCGCCGCGTCACCATCCATGCGATCGAACTGATTGATTGTGCTCTGCCCGAATCGCCTGCTTTCACCATGCGCGTGACCTGCAGCAAGGGCACCTACATCCGCACGCTGGCCGAGGATATCGGCGAGGCACTGGGTTGCGGCGCGCACCTGACCGGGCTGCGCCGCATTGCCGTGGGCGACCTGACGCTGGACGGTGCCGTGACGCTCGGGCAGATCGAGCAACAGGACGATGCCGCGCGGCCGGGCATGCTGGCGCCGGTCGACGCGTTGCTGCAGAAGTGCCCGCCCGTGACCCTCGACGAGGCCGCAGCCGGGCGCTTCCTGCAGGGACAGCGCATTGCACACCGGGACCTGCCGGGCGGTACCGAGGTGGCGGAAGGCGTGCTGGCACGCGTCTATGCCGGCGAGCCCGTACGCCTGCTCGGCGTCGCGCGCATGCGCGAGGGGGCGTTGCGCCCGGAGCGGCTGGTCAAGCTGTAA
- the rbfA gene encoding 30S ribosome-binding factor RbfA: MAKKGNISSRNLRISDQIQKDLAEMIQRELRDPRLGLVTLQSVTLTPDYAHAKVHFTVLGAEPATAEAILNEKAGFLHSLLYKRLHIHTVPTLRFLHDTSVEHAIEMSKLINEANATRSKDD, encoded by the coding sequence ATGGCCAAGAAAGGCAATATCTCCTCCCGCAATCTCCGCATCTCCGACCAGATCCAGAAGGACCTGGCCGAGATGATCCAGCGCGAACTGCGCGACCCGCGCCTCGGCCTGGTCACGCTGCAGTCGGTCACGCTGACGCCGGACTACGCCCATGCCAAGGTGCACTTCACCGTGCTGGGTGCCGAGCCGGCGACGGCCGAAGCCATCCTCAACGAGAAGGCTGGCTTCCTGCATTCGCTGCTGTACAAGCGCCTGCACATCCATACCGTGCCGACGCTGCGCTTCCTGCACGATACCTCGGTCGAACACGCGATCGAGATGTCCAAGCTGATCAACGAAGCGAACGCCACGCGTTCGAAAGACGACTGA
- a CDS encoding Bug family tripartite tricarboxylate transporter substrate binding protein: MEKVAKWMGPLVRGMVCMGLGAVAATGAHAQEWKPSKPVRLLVGFAPGGSADLLARLVQGPLSESLGVPVVVENVPGAGGNIAADKLAKAPADGYTIGMGAAGAMAVTHVLNAKGTPYKADDFTPIAMLATQPNVVIINPALPVKSMADFAAYVKKTPQVTYGTAGVGTSNHLIAETMLHRLGVDMVHAPYKGATQVITDLMGGHIAMTVDNITTAASLVKSGKVRAIAVTSSKRSPLLPEVPTLAESGLKDFNMPTWQGIFGPKDLPKPIVARYNQALVKALANPEVKKKMAEFGSEPVGDTPEHFASFLAQDRKMWADVIKAAKITLD; the protein is encoded by the coding sequence ATGGAAAAGGTGGCGAAGTGGATGGGGCCGCTGGTGCGCGGCATGGTGTGCATGGGCCTGGGCGCTGTAGCCGCCACCGGCGCGCATGCGCAGGAGTGGAAACCGTCGAAACCGGTGCGGTTGCTGGTGGGCTTCGCGCCCGGCGGCTCCGCCGACCTGCTGGCGCGGCTGGTGCAAGGTCCGTTGTCGGAAAGCCTCGGCGTGCCGGTGGTGGTGGAAAACGTCCCCGGCGCGGGCGGCAATATCGCCGCCGACAAGCTGGCCAAGGCGCCGGCTGATGGCTACACCATCGGCATGGGCGCGGCCGGTGCGATGGCGGTGACGCATGTGCTCAACGCGAAGGGCACGCCCTACAAGGCGGACGATTTCACGCCCATCGCCATGCTGGCGACGCAGCCTAATGTGGTGATCATCAACCCGGCCTTGCCGGTCAAGTCGATGGCCGACTTCGCCGCGTACGTCAAGAAGACGCCGCAGGTCACCTATGGCACGGCCGGGGTTGGCACCTCCAACCACCTGATCGCCGAGACCATGCTGCATCGCCTCGGCGTCGACATGGTCCACGCGCCGTACAAGGGTGCCACGCAGGTAATCACCGACCTGATGGGTGGCCACATCGCCATGACCGTCGACAACATCACCACCGCGGCATCGCTGGTCAAGTCCGGCAAGGTGCGCGCCATCGCCGTCACGAGCAGCAAGCGCTCGCCGCTGTTGCCTGAGGTGCCGACGCTGGCCGAGAGCGGCCTGAAGGACTTCAATATGCCGACCTGGCAAGGCATTTTCGGCCCGAAGGACCTGCCCAAGCCAATTGTGGCCCGTTACAACCAGGCACTGGTGAAGGCGCTGGCGAATCCGGAAGTGAAGAAGAAGATGGCGGAATTCGGCTCCGAGCCGGTCGGCGACACGCCTGAGCATTTCGCCAGCTTCCTGGCGCAGGACCGCAAGATGTGGGCCGACGTGATCAAGGCGGCGAAGATCACGCTCGACTGA
- the infB gene encoding translation initiation factor IF-2 has translation MASTTVAQLAAELSRSAAALLEQLQAAGVGKAAPEDIITESDKTRLLDYLKRSHGQADDSSRKKITLTKRETSEIRQSDGAGKTRTVQVEVRKKRVLIKRDEAHPEAHADTAEAQAPVVDAAEQARREEEERRQAEQLARQEAEAKAAREAAEREEAERRARQEALEAEQRRQAELAAKKAEEEAAASRAVTEAAEDSSRKKAEDEKARVTAERAEAQKAADEAKAAADKARAEQEIAARKRREAAEAEARAIQQMLNAPARVLKAPSERKAEEKKAEQTGTLHKPVKPASATATEAKTGDKKPATTTTTTTTTADKKGKVGKPGTWQDEGSRKKGSGLKTRGDSSGGTGGWRGGPRGRGGRQQQHDDSRSNFQAPTEPVVREVHVPETVSVADLAHKMAVKASEVIKQMMKLGQMVTINQVLDQETAMIVVEEMGHKAFAAKLDDPEALLVVGGEEHTDAEQLPRPPVVTVMGHVDHGKTSLLDYIRRTKVAAGEAGGITQHIGAYHVETDRGVITFLDTPGHEAFTAMRARGAKATDIVILVVAADDGVMPQTKEAIAHAKAAGVPIVVAINKIDKPEANPDRVKQELVAEQVVPEEYGGDSPFVPVSAKAGTGIEELLEQVSLQAEILELKAPVDAPAKGLVVEAQLDKGKGPIATILVSSGTLKRGDVVLAGSAYGRVRAMLDENGKATKEAGPSIPVEIQGLSEVPAAGEEVLVLPDERKAREIALFRQGKFRDVKLAKQQAAKLENMLEQMAEGEVQTLPLIVKADVQGSQEALVQSLQKLSTAEVRVQIVHGGVGGISESDVNLATASKAVIIGFNVRADAGARKLAEHNGIDIRYYNIIYDAVDEIKAAMSGMLAPEKRETTIGQVEVRQVFRVPKIGAVAGCMVTDGMVKRNSLVRVLRNNVVIHDGELDSLKRFKDDVKEVKQGFECGLSIKNFNDVQEGDQLEVYEITEVARTL, from the coding sequence ATGGCAAGCACAACAGTTGCCCAACTGGCCGCAGAACTGAGTCGCAGCGCAGCTGCCCTGCTGGAACAATTGCAGGCGGCTGGGGTGGGCAAAGCTGCGCCAGAAGACATCATCACGGAATCGGATAAGACCAGGCTGCTGGACTATCTGAAGCGTTCGCACGGCCAGGCCGACGACAGCTCCCGGAAGAAGATCACGCTGACGAAGCGTGAAACCTCCGAGATCCGCCAGTCGGATGGCGCCGGCAAGACCCGCACGGTCCAGGTGGAAGTGCGTAAGAAGCGCGTGCTGATCAAGCGCGACGAGGCCCACCCCGAGGCGCACGCTGATACAGCCGAGGCCCAGGCCCCGGTCGTCGACGCTGCCGAGCAGGCACGCCGCGAAGAGGAAGAACGCCGCCAGGCCGAACAGCTGGCGCGCCAGGAAGCCGAAGCCAAGGCCGCCCGCGAGGCTGCCGAGCGCGAGGAAGCCGAGCGCCGCGCCCGCCAGGAAGCACTGGAAGCGGAACAGCGCCGCCAGGCCGAACTCGCCGCCAAGAAGGCGGAGGAAGAGGCTGCCGCGTCGCGTGCCGTGACCGAGGCCGCGGAAGACTCCTCGCGCAAGAAGGCCGAGGACGAGAAGGCCCGTGTGACCGCCGAGCGCGCCGAGGCGCAGAAGGCCGCCGACGAGGCCAAGGCTGCCGCCGACAAGGCCCGTGCCGAGCAAGAGATTGCCGCGCGCAAGCGCCGCGAGGCTGCCGAAGCCGAAGCCCGCGCCATCCAGCAGATGCTGAATGCGCCGGCACGCGTGCTGAAGGCGCCGTCCGAGCGCAAGGCTGAGGAAAAGAAGGCCGAGCAGACCGGTACGCTGCACAAGCCGGTCAAGCCGGCTTCCGCGACCGCGACCGAAGCCAAGACTGGCGACAAGAAGCCCGCCACCACGACCACGACCACTACCACCACCGCCGACAAGAAGGGCAAGGTGGGTAAGCCTGGTACGTGGCAGGACGAAGGCAGCCGCAAGAAGGGCAGCGGCCTGAAGACGCGCGGCGATTCGTCGGGCGGCACGGGCGGCTGGCGCGGTGGCCCGCGTGGCCGCGGCGGCAGGCAGCAGCAGCACGACGACAGCCGTAGCAACTTCCAGGCGCCGACCGAACCGGTGGTGCGTGAAGTGCACGTGCCGGAAACCGTCTCCGTGGCCGATCTCGCCCACAAGATGGCAGTGAAGGCATCCGAGGTCATCAAGCAGATGATGAAGCTCGGCCAGATGGTGACCATCAACCAGGTGCTGGACCAGGAAACCGCCATGATCGTGGTGGAAGAAATGGGCCACAAGGCGTTCGCCGCCAAGCTGGATGATCCGGAAGCGCTGCTGGTGGTGGGCGGTGAAGAACACACCGACGCCGAACAGCTGCCGCGTCCGCCGGTGGTGACCGTGATGGGTCACGTCGACCACGGCAAGACCTCGCTGCTGGACTACATCCGCCGCACCAAGGTTGCCGCGGGCGAAGCCGGCGGCATTACGCAGCACATCGGTGCCTACCACGTGGAAACCGACCGTGGCGTGATCACCTTCCTGGACACCCCGGGTCACGAGGCCTTTACGGCCATGCGTGCCCGCGGTGCCAAGGCGACCGACATCGTGATCCTGGTGGTCGCGGCCGACGACGGCGTGATGCCGCAGACCAAGGAAGCGATTGCGCATGCCAAGGCTGCCGGCGTGCCCATCGTGGTGGCGATCAACAAGATCGACAAGCCCGAAGCCAATCCGGACCGCGTCAAGCAGGAACTGGTGGCCGAGCAGGTGGTGCCGGAAGAGTACGGCGGCGATTCGCCGTTCGTGCCGGTGTCGGCCAAGGCCGGCACGGGCATCGAAGAGCTGCTCGAGCAGGTTTCGCTGCAGGCGGAAATCCTGGAACTGAAGGCGCCGGTCGACGCCCCGGCCAAGGGCCTGGTGGTGGAAGCCCAGCTGGACAAGGGCAAGGGCCCGATCGCTACCATCCTGGTCAGCAGCGGCACGCTCAAGCGTGGCGACGTGGTCCTGGCTGGCAGCGCCTACGGCCGCGTTCGTGCCATGCTGGACGAGAACGGCAAGGCGACCAAGGAAGCCGGCCCGTCGATCCCGGTGGAAATCCAGGGTCTGTCGGAAGTGCCTGCCGCCGGTGAAGAAGTGCTGGTGCTGCCGGACGAGCGCAAGGCGCGCGAAATCGCGCTGTTCCGCCAGGGCAAGTTCCGCGATGTGAAGCTGGCCAAGCAACAGGCCGCCAAGCTGGAGAACATGCTCGAGCAGATGGCCGAAGGCGAAGTCCAGACGTTGCCGCTGATCGTCAAGGCGGATGTGCAGGGTTCGCAGGAAGCGCTGGTGCAGTCGCTGCAGAAGCTGTCGACCGCGGAAGTGCGCGTGCAGATCGTGCACGGCGGCGTGGGTGGCATCTCCGAGTCCGACGTCAACCTGGCGACGGCATCGAAGGCGGTCATCATCGGCTTCAACGTTCGTGCCGACGCTGGTGCGCGCAAGCTCGCCGAGCACAACGGCATCGATATCCGCTACTACAACATCATTTACGATGCGGTAGACGAGATCAAGGCGGCGATGTCGGGCATGCTGGCGCCGGAGAAGCGCGAGACCACGATCGGCCAGGTCGAGGTGCGCCAGGTGTTCCGCGTGCCGAAGATCGGCGCGGTGGCCGGCTGTATGGTTACCGACGGCATGGTCAAGCGCAATTCGCTGGTGCGCGTGCTGCGCAACAACGTGGTCATCCACGATGGCGAGCTGGATTCACTGAAGCGCTTCAAGGACGACGTCAAGGAAGTGAAGCAAGGCTTCGAGTGCGGTCTGTCGATCAAGAACTTCAACGATGTTCAGGAAGGCGACCAACTCGAGGTGTACGAAATCACCGAGGTGGCGCGTACGCTGTAA
- a CDS encoding DUF1177 domain-containing protein: MSIKQVIESIELLSAANVDGEAVATLLRARGISDVTVTRVEENGLYTDFLACTLPGRNPDAPALGVVGRLGGVGARPAVTGLVSDADGAIVAVATALKLADMAAGGDVLAGPVRIHTHICPHAATRPHQPVPMMKSPFAMRTMMSHEVHPQMAAILSVDTTRGNRFVNRRGVALTPVAREGWLLRLPERMLDLIGWVSGELPVVLPLTTQDITPYENGLWHVNSIMQPAIVTDAPVVGVALTSQTTVPGCATGVTNAHDLDVATRFCIEVAKLFGQGQCPFHDVDEWAELQRRYGSLAHLQTVGVTA, from the coding sequence ATGTCCATCAAGCAGGTGATTGAATCGATCGAGCTGCTGTCCGCGGCCAATGTCGACGGCGAAGCCGTTGCCACTTTGCTGCGCGCACGCGGCATCAGCGACGTCACAGTGACGCGCGTGGAAGAAAACGGCCTCTACACCGACTTCCTCGCCTGCACCCTGCCCGGCCGCAACCCCGATGCGCCCGCGCTGGGCGTGGTCGGCCGCCTCGGCGGCGTGGGCGCGCGGCCGGCCGTCACCGGCCTGGTGTCCGATGCCGACGGTGCCATCGTCGCGGTCGCCACCGCACTCAAGCTGGCCGACATGGCCGCCGGCGGCGACGTGCTCGCCGGCCCGGTCCGCATCCACACCCACATCTGCCCGCATGCCGCCACGCGGCCGCATCAGCCGGTGCCGATGATGAAGTCGCCCTTCGCCATGCGCACGATGATGTCGCATGAGGTGCACCCGCAGATGGCGGCGATCCTGTCGGTCGACACCACGCGCGGCAACCGCTTCGTCAACCGGCGCGGCGTGGCGCTGACGCCGGTCGCCAGGGAAGGCTGGCTGCTGCGCCTGCCCGAACGCATGCTGGACCTGATCGGCTGGGTCAGCGGCGAGTTGCCGGTGGTGCTGCCGCTAACCACGCAAGACATCACGCCCTACGAGAACGGGCTGTGGCACGTCAACTCGATCATGCAGCCGGCCATCGTCACCGATGCACCGGTAGTCGGTGTCGCGCTGACCTCGCAGACCACGGTGCCGGGATGCGCGACCGGCGTGACCAACGCCCATGACCTGGACGTGGCCACGCGCTTCTGCATCGAGGTGGCAAAGCTGTTCGGCCAGGGCCAGTGCCCTTTCCATGACGTTGACGAGTGGGCCGAGCTGCAGCGGCGCTACGGCTCGCTGGCGCACCTGCAGACCGTAGGGGTAACGGCATGA
- a CDS encoding AroM family protein has protein sequence MTDMAERLPRVAFVTIGQAPRTDVVPQMLADLGLPVAAEEFGILDDLDADQIAALAPARDEYRFASRLRDGSQAVMGKPVAEAMLARLMASLDDGRFDALVPLCTGTALPPMRTLVIEPQQVVDHLTVALAQGCKRLGIVLPLEGQVGSFHLIEPVSCELRVTHASPYTDTGTGRFAQAGEALRGCDLVVMHCMGYTEAMRAEVARHARAPVLLSNRMVARLLGQVLAGRNEFGL, from the coding sequence ATGACTGACATGGCCGAACGCCTGCCGCGCGTGGCCTTCGTCACCATCGGCCAGGCGCCACGCACCGACGTGGTCCCGCAGATGCTGGCCGACCTGGGATTGCCGGTGGCGGCCGAAGAATTCGGCATCCTCGACGACCTCGACGCGGACCAGATCGCCGCACTCGCGCCTGCACGCGACGAATACCGCTTCGCCAGCCGACTGCGCGACGGCTCGCAGGCGGTGATGGGCAAGCCGGTGGCCGAGGCCATGCTCGCACGGCTGATGGCCTCGCTGGACGATGGCCGCTTCGACGCGCTGGTACCGCTGTGCACGGGCACCGCGCTGCCGCCGATGCGCACGCTGGTGATCGAGCCGCAGCAGGTGGTGGACCACCTGACCGTCGCGCTCGCACAGGGATGCAAGCGGCTTGGCATCGTGCTTCCGCTCGAAGGCCAGGTCGGCAGTTTCCATCTGATCGAGCCCGTGTCCTGCGAACTGCGCGTCACGCATGCGTCGCCCTATACCGACACGGGCACCGGCCGCTTCGCGCAGGCCGGCGAAGCCCTGCGCGGCTGCGACCTGGTGGTGATGCACTGCATGGGCTACACCGAAGCCATGCGGGCGGAAGTCGCGCGCCATGCCCGTGCGCCGGTGCTGCTCTCCAACCGGATGGTGGCCAGGCTGCTCGGCCAGGTATTGGCAGGCCGCAACGAATTTGGCCTGTGA